The genomic segment TGAGCGCTCCCGGGGAGCACGATGCCTGAAGCGGTGGTTTCTTCCGCTTCGAGCTGTTCCATCACGATACGATCTGCAAGTGGTTGCAGGTTCATACCACCTCCTACTTCTTATTATTTGATTACTCGATTGATTTTACTAGTGCCTCTGGTTGTGACAGAAGCATTAGCACTCTCAATGCGTGAGTGCTAAATATTAGTATAGGTAGATCTGTTAGGGGCGTCAAGCATCTACGATTGCCAACACAAAAATATAAACGCCACCCACATACCAGACGTGAGCGGCGAATTGATCTATGCGGACCGCAGTCTAAGGAAGCCCTTTCTACGCCCATGCTCGATAGCGGGCTTCCTGTGCGGGGGGTGAGCGGCCTGGATTCGCAGCGGCCGCTGGTGGTGAGGACTGACGTGTTTCGTCCGCCATGATGACTACCGATCTAGTAGAGGTACAATGAACTGGCGGCTATTCTACCAGGATTTCACTAGATTGTCATCAGACTGAAGTACGAGGAAGGGTCCTGTAATATAGTTATTTCTTAAGACTCGGTCTCATCGGGTCGCGCTTCTGTATGTCGACCAAGCAAATATATCGCGCCAATTAACGCACCGACCCCAATTACGCCAAACCATACCCAGCCTGGAAGCTGGAAGATAAAGCCGGCGGTCTTATACAGTACGATCAGTACAAGTGTCCCGATTCCCCAGTCTCGCACCAAACGATAGTGCATTCCCATTCCTGCGACAATCAGGACGATACCGAGCCCCATGATACTTATCGTATACCCGCCGGTCGTGTCATTGAGTGCCTCAAAAGCCAGTGGCACCGTCGATACGAAGAGTGCCCCTGCGGTCAGTGCATCTTGGGCCTGCCGCTCACCGCGCTGATACTGTCGATATGCCAGGGCAGCGATATAAACTGCCGTGGTCTGGACGTAAACCTGAGAGATTGTAATACCGAATGCATCATAGAGCCTCAAGACACTAAGCCAAAACAATCCTGAGCCAATATATTTACCAGTTCTATTCTTTTGACGATAGCTCTCCGAGATTGTCATACCTGCTGCCAACGCACCCACCGACACCGACCACCATTCGACCTGTGCTGGCCTCGATTCACCAGCACTCATCGCAAATGCAATACTACCACCCACGACTGCCGACAGACGTGCAACTGTGCCACGCCCATCCTCCACTGGCCATGCCAGGATATATATCACCGCCGACCACAAACCAATCGTCAAGAATGTCGACCAGCCATAATGATCCGCTACCGACATCATGACGATATAGCTGCCAGCCACAGCTAGCCCTGTCGGCACACGCTTCTCTCGTTCTACAAACGAAGTTGCGAGCGTCAAAATAACCGGCACAAGAGCCGCTATACGCATCGCAATATGTGTATCGCTTAACGCTAATCCAAATGCTAGTAACAGTCCTGCGCCATAGCTAACTCCCATGAGCCGTGGTCGATTTTTCAGGCTCGGCAAAGCCTTGTAGAGCGCGTAGAATCCGACTCCAGACGCCAGCGCGAGCACATATCCGATCGCAGGCTGCCAATTGTATTGCGCGCTGGCAACAATAATGAAGGCGTTAATCCCCAACATCGCCCCGATAATCATCTGTGGACGTCGCTTCCGCGCGAGTAAGAAATAGCTCATTGATGAAGCGATTAGTACGCCCGTGCCCCAGTGATATGGATCTATCGCAACCGCCATGACGCTAGCAAGCACGGTCCAAATTACCACCACTGCATCCTGCATTTCTGCAACAGCATCGTCGATCTTACTCAATACGAATTCGCTCACTACGCTCAATATGATCGCAAGCAATGCATAGACCAGCGCAATCTGTCCAATCGCCCACCCGATCGGCATTAGATAGGTAAGGCAGATATACGGTAGGCTAGTCAGAACCAATAAAAACACCGCATACACTTCATGCCGCCGAGTCAAAACATAGTGGGACAAGAGTATTGCTGCTGAACCTAGTGTGAGAACAGAGCTTTGCTGCCCATCAAAAGGCAGCATCGGAGCCACTAGGCTCAATGCGATAGCCAGCGCGGCATAAATCGGCTTATGTCGTGCTTCTGGTGCGTATTTGTCACCAACCACGTAACTCAAACCGATCAGGAGAAGAAGTACCGCTATCACCCACATCGGGACTTGTCGACTATGTAATACGAGCCCAAAGCCAATTGGGAAAAGTGTGGCAGCCAGTCCGAGATACGTGACCTCTGCATCTGACTGATCAAAATCGCGTAAACCTGCACAGACCAGATAAAACGCAGCTGTGAGTACGAGCTGCGTACCGATCGCCCAGCTCCCGAATTCTTCCCAACCAAGCAGCGACAACACTACAGAGATTGGCACAAAGACCTGCGCACTTACATCGAGTGCTTCGACCAATTGCCTGTCCTTCATGACTCGCGCCAGAAAGATGTACGCTAAGCTCGTCAACATCATTACCCATCCATACCAGTACACCGGTGCTTCCAGAGTAGCGGTCAACGACTGGAAGAGAGAGACGGTGGTGAGGGCCGAGAAATACACGATATAGCTCTTACGGATCAGGGCGTATGTCAGAAGCTGAAGTACGAGCGCGATTGCTGTCGTCGCGAGCCAGATCGGCGCAGCTGGCTGACCATCGTAGAGTAGAGTCTGTACCGCCAAGCCAACGAGCGGCACCATCAGAAGGCCGATAGCCGCAAATGTTATTCCTGCCGGCTGAAAGCGCTTTGTGAGCCGATACAGACACAGCCCCGAAATATAAAAAGCAGCTGTCAGAGCGCCAAGCATAACGACCTTGGTCATACTATCGATCGAGCCATAGTTGCTTCCGACAAACGTACCAGCCGCTATAACAATCAAGAACGCGCCAAGGTACAACAAGACATTAGCATTTTGCATCATCTTGCGGCTACGCTCAGCTAATGATGGTACAGGTGGCTTGGGTGGCTCAATAGTAACTGCCTTGAGGTTCGCCTGCTGATGCACGGCGGCTGGCGCGATCTCCACAATTTCTTTCGAAGCCTCCGTCAATTTGACGCCCTTGGCAAGTAGGGTTTGCATGCCAGCCCGAATCGATCGGGCTGCGCGATGCAATACCTCTGACTCCGCCGCAGTCTTCGCGCTCATTGCCAAGCGCTCCACCCTATCAGCGATCACCTCATCGGTCACTTGATCAAGTATCGGATTCGGGGGCTGATTGAGATGCTGTTGTGAAGGATTAGGTTGACCACGATGGCGATTGTCATACCAGATGAGACCTACGACCGCAATGATCATCAGCAAAAAGACCAACACAATATACCCTCCAAGTTGTTACTTTGAAGTCTACGCCTTCGGGGAGGTTTGTGCAAAAAATCAGCTTGAGCGACGCGCGCGCCCTCGATGCGTTCGGTATGGCGGTTTGTTCTTCAGGCGTTCATAAGAATCAGCGATACGTTCTGACGCATCAAGTGCATGCAGATTGATGATGTCGGGTCGAATGCGCACGAAGGCTGCGGGCTGCTGATTCTTCGGCTGTTGACTCGTGTGCTTCAGATGAATCCGATACCCACGATCATCCCAGGAATCAAGAAATCTCCAGCCGCTTTTGTCGATGGACTTCCCCCCACGTGGCCAGAGCATATGTGGCGTGCGCGCACGCACATACGGTGATGTCTGTAGGATCTCCGCCCATATCTTCGCGCCGTAAACTGGCGTGGCAGTGAGCAGCCAGTAAATCAGGTGCGGGTCATTAATAAGCATAATATCGCGCTCAAGCGGCACACCCCGCGTCGTCATAAACATACCGAGACTGATTTTGCCCGCCTTGCGCTCTTCTGTCTCCAATACTCGAAGCCACCGACTGAGCTTCCACAAAAGACCCTTTGCAACGAAGATCCTTCCGGGGGTCGTAACAATCAAAAGATCGATGTCGCTGTCATCATGTACATTGCCAATCGCGACACTATTTACAACTACCACTGCCCGTACAAATGGCAAGAGAGCCATAAAACGCCCGATGCGTCGTGCGCGCTTCAGGAGCGCCTCGCGCGCTAATTCACGAGAGTCCACGCGCACGTACCGCATCCCACGAAGCCCATACCTATCACCGATACGCTGGATCTTAGTCTCGAGTATCAATTCGCGCACCGCCCCTGCAACAGCCAGGTGGTTAGCGCGGACTGGCAAGTAATTTACCAATCGCTCCATACTTACAGGTACATTAAATACTGCGAAGTACGTCACCATATCGAGAACGGCTTGCTTGATATCAGCGTGTTTCTTGGCGGCATCCATCCCTGTATCTTATCTGGTGTCACCACAAAGAAAAAGCCTCTCTCCCGGTATTTCGAGAGAGAGGCTGTAGACTACAAAGCCAGGAGCTTCTGATGAGCTTCATGTGTACAGAGCTCCATCCGCTCACGCACATGACTACGCAATGCCGGGAGGTTAATCGCGTCCCACGGATTGCGTGCTGGCGTCATACTGAAGTCGGTAGGATCGATCGGCCCCCCGAAGACCGCCACACAGCGCCGACGCAAGAACCGACGCTTCACCAGTGCACCGTTCTTACGCTTGCCAGTACCCGCCAAACCAACTGGCACGATCTTGACATTGGCATTGATCGCTAAGCGCAGAGGGCCGGTCTTGATGTCCTTGACAGCGAGCGGGTCATCACGCGTCCCCTCTGCGAAGACCATGACCGAGTAGCCATCGTCGAGCATCAGATGAAGATGCGGCAAGGCATCGTCGCCCAGCAGTCCATAGCGAAACTGTTTGCCTGTTGCAATCTGATCAATGTCTTTGTCTCGAAAAACAAACACGCCGCTCAACCAGATCAGAACGCGAGAAAACCCGTAGATTTGACCCAACGGAGACTTCACCATCCAACCCACCACTCGCCTGATCGACAGACCGACCACGAAGATGTCGCGGATCGAGACGTGCTTGACCGCAAAGACCACCGGTAGGGGTAGGCGTTCGACATACTCATGCCCAAAGGCTGAGATATGCGGGACTGAAGCCATGGGCAGATTATCGAGACCGTACACGTCCCAGCGGCAGGTGCGGCGAAACACAAGCTCGACTAGCCGATGTGCAAAGGTATAAAAATTGGGATACACGCCGTACTTCGGTTGACGTCGACGTGCGTAGTCGCCGGTCCGCCTCACACGCTTGAGTACCTCTGGCGGATGTTTCAGCTTCTGACCGGTCGGATGATGTGCTCTGGCTTGATTCATGATCCCCCTGGATATGAAAGGTGCGAGTAAAAGTAGTGCTGATTGTAACAAAAACTCGTGCTTTGCGCATCAATAAATATGCAAAAGGGGCGGGGTACCGTGACTCCGCCCCCCGTGAGGCGCCGTTTGAGATCAGGCTTCTTTTTTCTCGCCCATTCTCTGCTGTCTGTAGGGTTGCCTGATGCATAGCCGGGTGCGACCCGCCTATGCATTTGGTAGTTCCAGATTACAAGGGGGCGACCCTCAGCAGAGACAAATTCTCTCCCCGGCTAGGGTATGAATTGGTGCATTATTAGGTGCTCCTCCCCCATAAGACATGTCGAGTGCGCGGCTCTCGGGCCCCGCGATCTTCTGAGTCGGCAACGGAACCATCCATTGATTTAGGATGGCTTGGCTCAAAGTTTTACTTCCCTGAGCTCCATGAGAGAAGTGGGTCGGCTACGCCGGCTTTCGGCCCCCGCGGGGCTTGGCGTGGACGAAGGTCTTCAAATTCACCTCCTTGGAGGTCTCTGGGCAGTTAGCTGCCGACGAAACTCAGTGGCCGCCCGTGAGCAACAGAGCTGTGTGCTGGTGGGCGATCCCCCTGGACAGTCCGCGAACGGACATGAGTGGGATGACATCAGGATTATTAATGATTGTCAATACTAAGTAACAAGTTTAGTAAAACAGAACGGGGTGGCAGGGACCGAAGTCCCTACCACCCCTATGTGCCGTCCCCGCTTTCGCGGCTCTGGTTTGTCACCGCACGTTGACGCCGGTGACCGAGATAACTCACCTCCTTCTGCGAACATATCACGTAGAAGGCTACACGTTAGTTGCACTGGCGCTGTCGGCCAACGTCGAGGACATCATCGCAGCCCTCACTCCATCAAGCGGAGGTCTTGGGCTCGCGACTGATTGACCCTCAGGATTCACTTCGGACAGTCCCAGATGATACGTGTGAGGCAATCCTGCCCCGGAGCAGATTCCTTAGCACAGCTTGGCGTCAGGACACTGAGTGTCTACGCGGCACTAGTAGCCACTCGCTCAGATGCTTCGGTCGTGCGCACTGCTATACCAGCATCTCTCTTAGAACACGTTTCACCTACGACTACGATGTCCTGACGAATGCCTGATTCGTTCTCGGATTTCAGATGAAGCAGCCGGTCTCGTAGCTAGGCCGGAGACCGAGCGCAAGGCTGCACATGCATGCCCCCTGCGTTCATCAGACTCCTTTCGATCGGGTCGACACCTCGCCCTTGAACGAGGGCTAGATGCCGGCGAGCCTCGGGTTCATGCGGGTCCCGGTATTCTCGGGTGTGGTGCGAACCAGCTTCCTGTCGCTGTACTCGCCATCACGGGGGTTGTAGGTGCGGTCGGGCCCACGGATGCGGACCCCTGGCTTCTTGAGCACGAGTGCCCCTTTCTGCCAAGCTAATGCCCCTCATGGGCCTCAGCGGTTTTTATATACTACGCCCGGGGATTTCTATCGTCAATACACCTTTCGAGAGAATTATGCAGTGAACTTTTTCACCAAACTTGAGAGTTCTTGATGCGCTTTAGTCAGTACCGTCCTATTCTTGGCTTCGAGATTGATCCGTACGTATGGTTCGGTATTACTTGGTCGAATATTTGCCCACCAATCCTCAGCACGTATCGTGAGGCCATCTAGTTCGTCACATTTCATCTGGGAATAATGCTGCTTTAGCGCCGCGATCAAGTGTTCGCCCTGGTTTGTCTTAATGTCTTCCTCGACAATGTGCGCATACTTTTTATATGGCCCGATGAGCTCTGATAGCTTCTTATCAGTCTCGCTCATTATGCCAAGCACCATCACAGCAGCGATTAATCCGGAATCAGCAAAAAAATTATCACGGAAGAAGAAATGACCAGCTCCTTCACAGCCAAAAACCGCATTCGATGAGCGCATCTGCTCCTGCACATAGGTGTGCCCCACCTTTGATCGAATCGCCTTGCCGCCAAGGCCTTCGACAGTCTCCGGGACAATATCACCGATCACTGCATTGTAGACCACGCAGGCATGCTCATTTTCTTTTAAAAACGTTGCTGCTAGAAGCGCACCGAACTCGCTCGAAGTCACCGCCTCACCAGTCTCGTCGACAACAAAACACCGATCACCGTCCCCATCAAAGGCAATGCCCAGATCAAGCTCATTGCGCCGTACGAGCGTCTGCAGATCTTCGATAGCTTCTGGGAGAATTGGATTGGCGGGATGGTTTGGAAATGTGCCGTCCAGCTCCATATAGAGACCCGAAATATCGAGAGGAGTCAGCTCCTGAAGCTTCGGTACTGCCAGGGCACCCATGCCATTACCAGCATCAATACCAACCTTCAGCGGCTTGAGCTCACTGCCCGCAAACCGCAGGGCATGCTCCACCCAATCTGAGAGAATGTTCTTCTCAAGCTTGCGACCTACTTCCTCGACCTTATGAAACGATTGATCAATCACTGCTTGTTTGATCTCCAGCAAGCCCGAATCAATCCCTACAGGACTCACGCCAGCTGCGGTCAACTT from the bacterium genome contains:
- a CDS encoding phosphomannomutase/phosphoglucomutase, with protein sequence MGGIIEQAGESSGSSDQERLDRIFRAYDIRGLVPEELNADIARDIARAFADTLPDGIVAVGRDMRTDSEQLATAFIDGLIQQGREVLDVGMITSDMISFTVGQYDLAGGAMITASHNPGEYDGIKLTAAGVSPVGIDSGLLEIKQAVIDQSFHKVEEVGRKLEKNILSDWVEHALRFAGSELKPLKVGIDAGNGMGALAVPKLQELTPLDISGLYMELDGTFPNHPANPILPEAIEDLQTLVRRNELDLGIAFDGDGDRCFVVDETGEAVTSSEFGALLAATFLKENEHACVVYNAVIGDIVPETVEGLGGKAIRSKVGHTYVQEQMRSSNAVFGCEGAGHFFFRDNFFADSGLIAAVMVLGIMSETDKKLSELIGPYKKYAHIVEEDIKTNQGEHLIAALKQHYSQMKCDELDGLTIRAEDWWANIRPSNTEPYVRINLEAKNRTVLTKAHQELSSLVKKFTA
- a CDS encoding 1-acyl-sn-glycerol-3-phosphate acyltransferase, which gives rise to MNQARAHHPTGQKLKHPPEVLKRVRRTGDYARRRQPKYGVYPNFYTFAHRLVELVFRRTCRWDVYGLDNLPMASVPHISAFGHEYVERLPLPVVFAVKHVSIRDIFVVGLSIRRVVGWMVKSPLGQIYGFSRVLIWLSGVFVFRDKDIDQIATGKQFRYGLLGDDALPHLHLMLDDGYSVMVFAEGTRDDPLAVKDIKTGPLRLAINANVKIVPVGLAGTGKRKNGALVKRRFLRRRCVAVFGGPIDPTDFSMTPARNPWDAINLPALRSHVRERMELCTHEAHQKLLAL